Proteins from a single region of Lentimicrobium saccharophilum:
- a CDS encoding DUF2279 domain-containing protein, whose product MYIRLRGAYALLFLLLLLPFIIIAQKPAQQHSNPDTTESNTINKARINGLLIGGGLAYAGSMTGLYHLWFKNYPQSSFHFINDNHEWLQMDKAGHATSSYYIGLLGNEALRWAGFNNKKAAWYGGSMGFAYLTVIEILDGFSAGWGASSGDLIANSLGSAAFISQQLIWEEQRILMKWSFHMTGYAKYRPDLLGRSFTERALKDYNGQTIWLSANIRSFLKNERRFPGWLNIAFGYGAEGMIGANSNPAFHNDEPVPGFDRYRQFYISPDIDLTRIRTKSPLLNKTLKTFGFLKIPLPALEFSSKGVKFHPLYF is encoded by the coding sequence ATGTACATTAGGCTCCGGGGAGCATATGCCCTCCTGTTTCTGCTTCTGCTACTGCCTTTTATCATCATTGCCCAAAAACCGGCACAGCAGCATAGTAATCCGGACACAACAGAAAGCAATACAATCAACAAGGCCCGGATAAACGGACTGTTGATCGGCGGTGGTCTGGCATATGCCGGCAGTATGACCGGGCTATACCATTTGTGGTTTAAAAATTATCCGCAATCCTCCTTTCACTTCATCAACGATAATCATGAATGGCTCCAGATGGATAAAGCAGGCCATGCTACCTCGTCGTATTACATAGGGCTACTCGGAAATGAAGCGCTCCGTTGGGCAGGTTTCAACAATAAGAAAGCCGCATGGTATGGTGGCAGTATGGGATTCGCCTACCTTACCGTTATTGAAATCCTGGATGGTTTCTCTGCCGGCTGGGGGGCTTCTTCCGGTGATCTGATCGCAAACAGCCTTGGATCGGCAGCATTCATCAGTCAGCAATTAATCTGGGAGGAACAGCGCATACTTATGAAATGGTCGTTTCATATGACCGGATATGCGAAATACAGACCCGACCTGCTTGGCAGGTCTTTTACCGAGAGGGCCCTTAAAGACTACAATGGACAAACCATCTGGCTGTCAGCCAATATCCGTTCATTCCTGAAAAACGAACGCCGTTTCCCCGGATGGCTGAATATTGCATTTGGCTATGGTGCTGAGGGGATGATCGGGGCGAACTCCAATCCCGCCTTCCACAACGACGAGCCGGTTCCTGGATTTGACAGATACAGGCAATTCTACATCTCACCAGATATCGATCTCACGAGGATAAGGACGAAATCTCCATTGCTGAATAAAACCCTTAAAACCTTCGGGTTTCTGAAAATTCCCCTGCCGGCGCTTGAATTCAGCAGCAAAGGCGTAAAATTTCATCCCCTGTATTTCTAA